The Solanum lycopersicum chromosome 6, SLM_r2.1 genome has a window encoding:
- the LOC101254102 gene encoding probable UDP-N-acetylglucosamine--peptide N-acetylglucosaminyltransferase SPINDLY isoform X1, with amino-acid sequence MSEIPASNSVKIPSMKSESLVVDRNSGSVRLQPPLQYQPSKIVLADLNVDPPDSDGNDSVPVAAVSPICLSRVIADEICQDKLKKDIEIAETEGKQLKKLGKCRSRMGKLECPPDCNGADAEADHNVHGVPSSREEKVSSLKTGLIHVARKMPKNAHAHFVLGLMYQRMGQPQKAILAYEKSEEILVRSEEAIDRPELLSLVQVHHAQCILLGTLEDCSSDEELDPEELENILAKLKEVVKSDVRQASIWNALGIILLRSGRLQSAISVFSTLLDISPDNLDCLSNLGIACLQSGNLELSEKCFQDLLIKDQNHPTALINYAALILYKYGSLVAVSGAGANTLYGTSADQVTAANVAKECLLAALKADSKAAHIWTNLANAYYLMGDHRSSAKCLEKAGKIDPNCLATRYAVGVHRIRDAERSQNPNEQLSWAGIEMASILREGDSTSIEPPVAWAGLAMVHRAQHEIVAGFEVEHNELVEVKEHAIYSLKQAIAEDPADAVQWHQLGLHSLCTQQFKTSQTYLKAAVARRKDCTYAWSNLGISLQLSEESSQAESVYKQALSLATPKQAHTIFSNLGNLYRQLKQYECAKAMFNKSLELQPGYAPALNNLGLVYVAEGKWNEAKDSFDKAIQADPLLDAAKSNMIKASNMLNMYTSMS; translated from the exons ATGTCAGAAATTCCGGCGTCCAACTCCGTTAAAATTCCTTCAATGAAGTCAGAATCTCTCGTCGTTGACAGGAACTCCGGCTCCGTGAGGTTACAGCCACCACTTCAGTATCAGCCGTCGAAAATCGTTTTGGCTGACCTCAACGTTGACCCTCCTGATTCCGACGGCAATGATTCAGTACCCGTAGCTGCTGTGTCTCCTATATGTTTATCCAG GGTAATAGCTGATGAAATTTGTCAGGATAAGCTGAAGAAAGACATAGAGATTGCAGAAACAGAAGGtaaacaattgaaaaaattggGAAAATGCCGTTCAAGAATGGGTAAGTTAGAATGTCCTCCTGATTGTAATGGAGCTGATGCAGAGGCTGATCATAATGTTCATGGGGTCCCTTCATCTCGGGAAGAAAAAGTTAGCAGTCTTAAAACT GGCTTGATACATGTTGCGCGAAAAATGCCAAAGAATGCACATGCACATTTTGTACTTGGCTTGATGTATCAAAGGATGGGTCAGCCTCAAAAG GCGATTCTGGCATATGAGAAATCGGAAGAAATTTTAGTTCGCTCTGAGGAAGCAATAGACAGGCCTGAGTTGCTTTCTTTAGTCCAGGTTCATCATGCACAG TGTATTCTGCTTGGAACCTTGGAAGATTGTAGTTCAGATGAGGAATTAGACCCTGAAGAGCTTGAAAATATTCTTGCTAAACTTAAGGAGGTTGTGAAATCTGATGTTAGGCAGGCATCCATTTGGAATGCTCTTGGCATAATACTTCTTAGATCTGGTCGTTTGCAG AGTGCTATATCAGTTTTCTCAACTTTGTTGGACATTTCCCCAGACAACTTAGATTGCCTCAGTAATCTTGGAATTGCTTGTCTCCAGAG TGGGAATCTAGAGCTTTCTGAGAAGTGCTTCCAAGATCTACTTATAAAAGATCAGAATCATCCCACTGCATTAATCAACTATGCTGCCCTTATCTTATATAAATATGGTTCACTAGTGGCAG TTTCAGGTGCGGGGGCAAATACTCTTTATGGAACTTCTGCAGATCAAGTCACTGCAGCCAATGTTGCCAAAGAGTGTTTACTAGCAGCTTTAAAAGCAGACTCGAAAGCGGCTCACATTTGGACAAATCTAGCTAATGCTTATTACTTGATGGGTGATCATAGGAGCTCTGCAAAATGCTTGGAAAAG GCAGGAAAAATTGATCCTAATTGTTTAGCGACAAGATATGCGGTTGGAGTTCACCGCATCAGGGATGCAGAGAGGTCCCAGAATCCCAATGAGCAGCTCTCATGGGCTGGTATTGAGATGGCCTCAATACTAAGAGAAGGAGATTCTACTTCGATAGAGCCTCCAGTAGCATGGGCTGGTCTCGCCATGGTCCACAGGGCCCAACATGAAATTGTGGCAGGATTTGAAGTTGAGCATAATGAATTGGTGGAAGTCAAGGAGCATGCTATCTATAGTCTAAAGCAG GCAATAGCCGAAGATCCTGCTGATGCTGTTCAATGGCATCAGCTTGGCCTTCATAGTCTGTGTACCCAACAATTTAAGACGTCTCAAACGTACCTCAAAGCTGCAGTTGCACGCCGTAAGGACTGCACCTATGCCTGGTCAAATCTTG GTATTTCACTGCAACTATCCGAGGAGTCTTCTCAAGCTGAATCGGTGTATAAACAAGCATTGTCACTAGCTACACCAAAACAAGCGCACACAATATTTTCAAACCTTGGAAATCTCTATCGGCAGCTAAAACAGTATGAATGTGCAAAGGCAATGTTCAATAAATCACTTGAACTGCAACCTGGATATGCACCTGCTTTAAACAATTTAGGTCTTGTATATGTTGCTGAAGGAAAGTGGAACGAAGCAAAGGACTCATTCGACAAGGCAATCCAGGCAGATCCATTGCTTGATGCTGCCAAATCCAACATGATTAAAGCTTCTAACATGCTCAACATGTATACCAGCATGTCATGA
- the LOC101254102 gene encoding probable UDP-N-acetylglucosamine--peptide N-acetylglucosaminyltransferase SPINDLY isoform X2 — protein sequence MSEIPASNSVKIPSMKSESLVVDRNSGSVRLQPPLQYQPSKIVLADLNVDPPDSDGNDSVPVAAVSPICLSRVIADEICQDKLKKDIEIAETEGKQLKKLGKCRSRMGKLECPPDCNGADAEADHNVHGVPSSREEKVSSLKTGLIHVARKMPKNAHAHFVLGLMYQRMGQPQKAILAYEKSEEILVRSEEAIDRPELLSLVQVHHAQCILLGTLEDCSSDEELDPEELENILAKLKEVVKSDVRQASIWNALGIILLRSGRLQSAISVFSTLLDISPDNLDCLSNLGIACLQSGNLELSEKCFQDLLIKDQNHPTALINYAALILYKYGSLVAGAGANTLYGTSADQVTAANVAKECLLAALKADSKAAHIWTNLANAYYLMGDHRSSAKCLEKAGKIDPNCLATRYAVGVHRIRDAERSQNPNEQLSWAGIEMASILREGDSTSIEPPVAWAGLAMVHRAQHEIVAGFEVEHNELVEVKEHAIYSLKQAIAEDPADAVQWHQLGLHSLCTQQFKTSQTYLKAAVARRKDCTYAWSNLGISLQLSEESSQAESVYKQALSLATPKQAHTIFSNLGNLYRQLKQYECAKAMFNKSLELQPGYAPALNNLGLVYVAEGKWNEAKDSFDKAIQADPLLDAAKSNMIKASNMLNMYTSMS from the exons ATGTCAGAAATTCCGGCGTCCAACTCCGTTAAAATTCCTTCAATGAAGTCAGAATCTCTCGTCGTTGACAGGAACTCCGGCTCCGTGAGGTTACAGCCACCACTTCAGTATCAGCCGTCGAAAATCGTTTTGGCTGACCTCAACGTTGACCCTCCTGATTCCGACGGCAATGATTCAGTACCCGTAGCTGCTGTGTCTCCTATATGTTTATCCAG GGTAATAGCTGATGAAATTTGTCAGGATAAGCTGAAGAAAGACATAGAGATTGCAGAAACAGAAGGtaaacaattgaaaaaattggGAAAATGCCGTTCAAGAATGGGTAAGTTAGAATGTCCTCCTGATTGTAATGGAGCTGATGCAGAGGCTGATCATAATGTTCATGGGGTCCCTTCATCTCGGGAAGAAAAAGTTAGCAGTCTTAAAACT GGCTTGATACATGTTGCGCGAAAAATGCCAAAGAATGCACATGCACATTTTGTACTTGGCTTGATGTATCAAAGGATGGGTCAGCCTCAAAAG GCGATTCTGGCATATGAGAAATCGGAAGAAATTTTAGTTCGCTCTGAGGAAGCAATAGACAGGCCTGAGTTGCTTTCTTTAGTCCAGGTTCATCATGCACAG TGTATTCTGCTTGGAACCTTGGAAGATTGTAGTTCAGATGAGGAATTAGACCCTGAAGAGCTTGAAAATATTCTTGCTAAACTTAAGGAGGTTGTGAAATCTGATGTTAGGCAGGCATCCATTTGGAATGCTCTTGGCATAATACTTCTTAGATCTGGTCGTTTGCAG AGTGCTATATCAGTTTTCTCAACTTTGTTGGACATTTCCCCAGACAACTTAGATTGCCTCAGTAATCTTGGAATTGCTTGTCTCCAGAG TGGGAATCTAGAGCTTTCTGAGAAGTGCTTCCAAGATCTACTTATAAAAGATCAGAATCATCCCACTGCATTAATCAACTATGCTGCCCTTATCTTATATAAATATGGTTCACTAGTGGCAG GTGCGGGGGCAAATACTCTTTATGGAACTTCTGCAGATCAAGTCACTGCAGCCAATGTTGCCAAAGAGTGTTTACTAGCAGCTTTAAAAGCAGACTCGAAAGCGGCTCACATTTGGACAAATCTAGCTAATGCTTATTACTTGATGGGTGATCATAGGAGCTCTGCAAAATGCTTGGAAAAG GCAGGAAAAATTGATCCTAATTGTTTAGCGACAAGATATGCGGTTGGAGTTCACCGCATCAGGGATGCAGAGAGGTCCCAGAATCCCAATGAGCAGCTCTCATGGGCTGGTATTGAGATGGCCTCAATACTAAGAGAAGGAGATTCTACTTCGATAGAGCCTCCAGTAGCATGGGCTGGTCTCGCCATGGTCCACAGGGCCCAACATGAAATTGTGGCAGGATTTGAAGTTGAGCATAATGAATTGGTGGAAGTCAAGGAGCATGCTATCTATAGTCTAAAGCAG GCAATAGCCGAAGATCCTGCTGATGCTGTTCAATGGCATCAGCTTGGCCTTCATAGTCTGTGTACCCAACAATTTAAGACGTCTCAAACGTACCTCAAAGCTGCAGTTGCACGCCGTAAGGACTGCACCTATGCCTGGTCAAATCTTG GTATTTCACTGCAACTATCCGAGGAGTCTTCTCAAGCTGAATCGGTGTATAAACAAGCATTGTCACTAGCTACACCAAAACAAGCGCACACAATATTTTCAAACCTTGGAAATCTCTATCGGCAGCTAAAACAGTATGAATGTGCAAAGGCAATGTTCAATAAATCACTTGAACTGCAACCTGGATATGCACCTGCTTTAAACAATTTAGGTCTTGTATATGTTGCTGAAGGAAAGTGGAACGAAGCAAAGGACTCATTCGACAAGGCAATCCAGGCAGATCCATTGCTTGATGCTGCCAAATCCAACATGATTAAAGCTTCTAACATGCTCAACATGTATACCAGCATGTCATGA
- the LOC101254102 gene encoding probable UDP-N-acetylglucosamine--peptide N-acetylglucosaminyltransferase SPINDLY isoform X3: MSEIPASNSVKIPSMKSESLVVDRNSGSVRLQPPLQYQPSKIVLADLNVDPPDSDGNDSVPVAAVSPICLSRVIADEICQDKLKKDIEIAETEEADHNVHGVPSSREEKVSSLKTGLIHVARKMPKNAHAHFVLGLMYQRMGQPQKAILAYEKSEEILVRSEEAIDRPELLSLVQVHHAQCILLGTLEDCSSDEELDPEELENILAKLKEVVKSDVRQASIWNALGIILLRSGRLQSAISVFSTLLDISPDNLDCLSNLGIACLQSGNLELSEKCFQDLLIKDQNHPTALINYAALILYKYGSLVAVSGAGANTLYGTSADQVTAANVAKECLLAALKADSKAAHIWTNLANAYYLMGDHRSSAKCLEKAGKIDPNCLATRYAVGVHRIRDAERSQNPNEQLSWAGIEMASILREGDSTSIEPPVAWAGLAMVHRAQHEIVAGFEVEHNELVEVKEHAIYSLKQAIAEDPADAVQWHQLGLHSLCTQQFKTSQTYLKAAVARRKDCTYAWSNLGISLQLSEESSQAESVYKQALSLATPKQAHTIFSNLGNLYRQLKQYECAKAMFNKSLELQPGYAPALNNLGLVYVAEGKWNEAKDSFDKAIQADPLLDAAKSNMIKASNMLNMYTSMS; the protein is encoded by the exons ATGTCAGAAATTCCGGCGTCCAACTCCGTTAAAATTCCTTCAATGAAGTCAGAATCTCTCGTCGTTGACAGGAACTCCGGCTCCGTGAGGTTACAGCCACCACTTCAGTATCAGCCGTCGAAAATCGTTTTGGCTGACCTCAACGTTGACCCTCCTGATTCCGACGGCAATGATTCAGTACCCGTAGCTGCTGTGTCTCCTATATGTTTATCCAG GGTAATAGCTGATGAAATTTGTCAGGATAAGCTGAAGAAAGACATAGAGATTGCAGAAACAGAAG AGGCTGATCATAATGTTCATGGGGTCCCTTCATCTCGGGAAGAAAAAGTTAGCAGTCTTAAAACT GGCTTGATACATGTTGCGCGAAAAATGCCAAAGAATGCACATGCACATTTTGTACTTGGCTTGATGTATCAAAGGATGGGTCAGCCTCAAAAG GCGATTCTGGCATATGAGAAATCGGAAGAAATTTTAGTTCGCTCTGAGGAAGCAATAGACAGGCCTGAGTTGCTTTCTTTAGTCCAGGTTCATCATGCACAG TGTATTCTGCTTGGAACCTTGGAAGATTGTAGTTCAGATGAGGAATTAGACCCTGAAGAGCTTGAAAATATTCTTGCTAAACTTAAGGAGGTTGTGAAATCTGATGTTAGGCAGGCATCCATTTGGAATGCTCTTGGCATAATACTTCTTAGATCTGGTCGTTTGCAG AGTGCTATATCAGTTTTCTCAACTTTGTTGGACATTTCCCCAGACAACTTAGATTGCCTCAGTAATCTTGGAATTGCTTGTCTCCAGAG TGGGAATCTAGAGCTTTCTGAGAAGTGCTTCCAAGATCTACTTATAAAAGATCAGAATCATCCCACTGCATTAATCAACTATGCTGCCCTTATCTTATATAAATATGGTTCACTAGTGGCAG TTTCAGGTGCGGGGGCAAATACTCTTTATGGAACTTCTGCAGATCAAGTCACTGCAGCCAATGTTGCCAAAGAGTGTTTACTAGCAGCTTTAAAAGCAGACTCGAAAGCGGCTCACATTTGGACAAATCTAGCTAATGCTTATTACTTGATGGGTGATCATAGGAGCTCTGCAAAATGCTTGGAAAAG GCAGGAAAAATTGATCCTAATTGTTTAGCGACAAGATATGCGGTTGGAGTTCACCGCATCAGGGATGCAGAGAGGTCCCAGAATCCCAATGAGCAGCTCTCATGGGCTGGTATTGAGATGGCCTCAATACTAAGAGAAGGAGATTCTACTTCGATAGAGCCTCCAGTAGCATGGGCTGGTCTCGCCATGGTCCACAGGGCCCAACATGAAATTGTGGCAGGATTTGAAGTTGAGCATAATGAATTGGTGGAAGTCAAGGAGCATGCTATCTATAGTCTAAAGCAG GCAATAGCCGAAGATCCTGCTGATGCTGTTCAATGGCATCAGCTTGGCCTTCATAGTCTGTGTACCCAACAATTTAAGACGTCTCAAACGTACCTCAAAGCTGCAGTTGCACGCCGTAAGGACTGCACCTATGCCTGGTCAAATCTTG GTATTTCACTGCAACTATCCGAGGAGTCTTCTCAAGCTGAATCGGTGTATAAACAAGCATTGTCACTAGCTACACCAAAACAAGCGCACACAATATTTTCAAACCTTGGAAATCTCTATCGGCAGCTAAAACAGTATGAATGTGCAAAGGCAATGTTCAATAAATCACTTGAACTGCAACCTGGATATGCACCTGCTTTAAACAATTTAGGTCTTGTATATGTTGCTGAAGGAAAGTGGAACGAAGCAAAGGACTCATTCGACAAGGCAATCCAGGCAGATCCATTGCTTGATGCTGCCAAATCCAACATGATTAAAGCTTCTAACATGCTCAACATGTATACCAGCATGTCATGA
- the LOC101254102 gene encoding probable UDP-N-acetylglucosamine--peptide N-acetylglucosaminyltransferase SPINDLY isoform X4, producing MSEIPASNSVKIPSMKSESLVVDRNSGSVRLQPPLQYQPSKIVLADLNVDPPDSDGNDSVPVAAVSPICLSRVIADEICQDKLKKDIEIAETEEADHNVHGVPSSREEKVSSLKTGLIHVARKMPKNAHAHFVLGLMYQRMGQPQKAILAYEKSEEILVRSEEAIDRPELLSLVQVHHAQCILLGTLEDCSSDEELDPEELENILAKLKEVVKSDVRQASIWNALGIILLRSGRLQSAISVFSTLLDISPDNLDCLSNLGIACLQSGNLELSEKCFQDLLIKDQNHPTALINYAALILYKYGSLVAGAGANTLYGTSADQVTAANVAKECLLAALKADSKAAHIWTNLANAYYLMGDHRSSAKCLEKAGKIDPNCLATRYAVGVHRIRDAERSQNPNEQLSWAGIEMASILREGDSTSIEPPVAWAGLAMVHRAQHEIVAGFEVEHNELVEVKEHAIYSLKQAIAEDPADAVQWHQLGLHSLCTQQFKTSQTYLKAAVARRKDCTYAWSNLGISLQLSEESSQAESVYKQALSLATPKQAHTIFSNLGNLYRQLKQYECAKAMFNKSLELQPGYAPALNNLGLVYVAEGKWNEAKDSFDKAIQADPLLDAAKSNMIKASNMLNMYTSMS from the exons ATGTCAGAAATTCCGGCGTCCAACTCCGTTAAAATTCCTTCAATGAAGTCAGAATCTCTCGTCGTTGACAGGAACTCCGGCTCCGTGAGGTTACAGCCACCACTTCAGTATCAGCCGTCGAAAATCGTTTTGGCTGACCTCAACGTTGACCCTCCTGATTCCGACGGCAATGATTCAGTACCCGTAGCTGCTGTGTCTCCTATATGTTTATCCAG GGTAATAGCTGATGAAATTTGTCAGGATAAGCTGAAGAAAGACATAGAGATTGCAGAAACAGAAG AGGCTGATCATAATGTTCATGGGGTCCCTTCATCTCGGGAAGAAAAAGTTAGCAGTCTTAAAACT GGCTTGATACATGTTGCGCGAAAAATGCCAAAGAATGCACATGCACATTTTGTACTTGGCTTGATGTATCAAAGGATGGGTCAGCCTCAAAAG GCGATTCTGGCATATGAGAAATCGGAAGAAATTTTAGTTCGCTCTGAGGAAGCAATAGACAGGCCTGAGTTGCTTTCTTTAGTCCAGGTTCATCATGCACAG TGTATTCTGCTTGGAACCTTGGAAGATTGTAGTTCAGATGAGGAATTAGACCCTGAAGAGCTTGAAAATATTCTTGCTAAACTTAAGGAGGTTGTGAAATCTGATGTTAGGCAGGCATCCATTTGGAATGCTCTTGGCATAATACTTCTTAGATCTGGTCGTTTGCAG AGTGCTATATCAGTTTTCTCAACTTTGTTGGACATTTCCCCAGACAACTTAGATTGCCTCAGTAATCTTGGAATTGCTTGTCTCCAGAG TGGGAATCTAGAGCTTTCTGAGAAGTGCTTCCAAGATCTACTTATAAAAGATCAGAATCATCCCACTGCATTAATCAACTATGCTGCCCTTATCTTATATAAATATGGTTCACTAGTGGCAG GTGCGGGGGCAAATACTCTTTATGGAACTTCTGCAGATCAAGTCACTGCAGCCAATGTTGCCAAAGAGTGTTTACTAGCAGCTTTAAAAGCAGACTCGAAAGCGGCTCACATTTGGACAAATCTAGCTAATGCTTATTACTTGATGGGTGATCATAGGAGCTCTGCAAAATGCTTGGAAAAG GCAGGAAAAATTGATCCTAATTGTTTAGCGACAAGATATGCGGTTGGAGTTCACCGCATCAGGGATGCAGAGAGGTCCCAGAATCCCAATGAGCAGCTCTCATGGGCTGGTATTGAGATGGCCTCAATACTAAGAGAAGGAGATTCTACTTCGATAGAGCCTCCAGTAGCATGGGCTGGTCTCGCCATGGTCCACAGGGCCCAACATGAAATTGTGGCAGGATTTGAAGTTGAGCATAATGAATTGGTGGAAGTCAAGGAGCATGCTATCTATAGTCTAAAGCAG GCAATAGCCGAAGATCCTGCTGATGCTGTTCAATGGCATCAGCTTGGCCTTCATAGTCTGTGTACCCAACAATTTAAGACGTCTCAAACGTACCTCAAAGCTGCAGTTGCACGCCGTAAGGACTGCACCTATGCCTGGTCAAATCTTG GTATTTCACTGCAACTATCCGAGGAGTCTTCTCAAGCTGAATCGGTGTATAAACAAGCATTGTCACTAGCTACACCAAAACAAGCGCACACAATATTTTCAAACCTTGGAAATCTCTATCGGCAGCTAAAACAGTATGAATGTGCAAAGGCAATGTTCAATAAATCACTTGAACTGCAACCTGGATATGCACCTGCTTTAAACAATTTAGGTCTTGTATATGTTGCTGAAGGAAAGTGGAACGAAGCAAAGGACTCATTCGACAAGGCAATCCAGGCAGATCCATTGCTTGATGCTGCCAAATCCAACATGATTAAAGCTTCTAACATGCTCAACATGTATACCAGCATGTCATGA
- the LOC101254102 gene encoding probable UDP-N-acetylglucosamine--peptide N-acetylglucosaminyltransferase SPINDLY isoform X5 gives MGKLECPPDCNGADAEADHNVHGVPSSREEKVSSLKTGLIHVARKMPKNAHAHFVLGLMYQRMGQPQKAILAYEKSEEILVRSEEAIDRPELLSLVQVHHAQCILLGTLEDCSSDEELDPEELENILAKLKEVVKSDVRQASIWNALGIILLRSGRLQSAISVFSTLLDISPDNLDCLSNLGIACLQSGNLELSEKCFQDLLIKDQNHPTALINYAALILYKYGSLVAVSGAGANTLYGTSADQVTAANVAKECLLAALKADSKAAHIWTNLANAYYLMGDHRSSAKCLEKAGKIDPNCLATRYAVGVHRIRDAERSQNPNEQLSWAGIEMASILREGDSTSIEPPVAWAGLAMVHRAQHEIVAGFEVEHNELVEVKEHAIYSLKQAIAEDPADAVQWHQLGLHSLCTQQFKTSQTYLKAAVARRKDCTYAWSNLGISLQLSEESSQAESVYKQALSLATPKQAHTIFSNLGNLYRQLKQYECAKAMFNKSLELQPGYAPALNNLGLVYVAEGKWNEAKDSFDKAIQADPLLDAAKSNMIKASNMLNMYTSMS, from the exons ATGGGTAAGTTAGAATGTCCTCCTGATTGTAATGGAGCTGATGCAGAGGCTGATCATAATGTTCATGGGGTCCCTTCATCTCGGGAAGAAAAAGTTAGCAGTCTTAAAACT GGCTTGATACATGTTGCGCGAAAAATGCCAAAGAATGCACATGCACATTTTGTACTTGGCTTGATGTATCAAAGGATGGGTCAGCCTCAAAAG GCGATTCTGGCATATGAGAAATCGGAAGAAATTTTAGTTCGCTCTGAGGAAGCAATAGACAGGCCTGAGTTGCTTTCTTTAGTCCAGGTTCATCATGCACAG TGTATTCTGCTTGGAACCTTGGAAGATTGTAGTTCAGATGAGGAATTAGACCCTGAAGAGCTTGAAAATATTCTTGCTAAACTTAAGGAGGTTGTGAAATCTGATGTTAGGCAGGCATCCATTTGGAATGCTCTTGGCATAATACTTCTTAGATCTGGTCGTTTGCAG AGTGCTATATCAGTTTTCTCAACTTTGTTGGACATTTCCCCAGACAACTTAGATTGCCTCAGTAATCTTGGAATTGCTTGTCTCCAGAG TGGGAATCTAGAGCTTTCTGAGAAGTGCTTCCAAGATCTACTTATAAAAGATCAGAATCATCCCACTGCATTAATCAACTATGCTGCCCTTATCTTATATAAATATGGTTCACTAGTGGCAG TTTCAGGTGCGGGGGCAAATACTCTTTATGGAACTTCTGCAGATCAAGTCACTGCAGCCAATGTTGCCAAAGAGTGTTTACTAGCAGCTTTAAAAGCAGACTCGAAAGCGGCTCACATTTGGACAAATCTAGCTAATGCTTATTACTTGATGGGTGATCATAGGAGCTCTGCAAAATGCTTGGAAAAG GCAGGAAAAATTGATCCTAATTGTTTAGCGACAAGATATGCGGTTGGAGTTCACCGCATCAGGGATGCAGAGAGGTCCCAGAATCCCAATGAGCAGCTCTCATGGGCTGGTATTGAGATGGCCTCAATACTAAGAGAAGGAGATTCTACTTCGATAGAGCCTCCAGTAGCATGGGCTGGTCTCGCCATGGTCCACAGGGCCCAACATGAAATTGTGGCAGGATTTGAAGTTGAGCATAATGAATTGGTGGAAGTCAAGGAGCATGCTATCTATAGTCTAAAGCAG GCAATAGCCGAAGATCCTGCTGATGCTGTTCAATGGCATCAGCTTGGCCTTCATAGTCTGTGTACCCAACAATTTAAGACGTCTCAAACGTACCTCAAAGCTGCAGTTGCACGCCGTAAGGACTGCACCTATGCCTGGTCAAATCTTG GTATTTCACTGCAACTATCCGAGGAGTCTTCTCAAGCTGAATCGGTGTATAAACAAGCATTGTCACTAGCTACACCAAAACAAGCGCACACAATATTTTCAAACCTTGGAAATCTCTATCGGCAGCTAAAACAGTATGAATGTGCAAAGGCAATGTTCAATAAATCACTTGAACTGCAACCTGGATATGCACCTGCTTTAAACAATTTAGGTCTTGTATATGTTGCTGAAGGAAAGTGGAACGAAGCAAAGGACTCATTCGACAAGGCAATCCAGGCAGATCCATTGCTTGATGCTGCCAAATCCAACATGATTAAAGCTTCTAACATGCTCAACATGTATACCAGCATGTCATGA